Proteins encoded within one genomic window of Thunnus maccoyii chromosome 22, fThuMac1.1, whole genome shotgun sequence:
- the LOC121889136 gene encoding RNA-binding protein 4.1-like isoform X1: MVKIFIGNLACNTTPEELRELFEKYGKVSECDIVKNYGFVHMNNISEAEEAIKNLHQHQLHGWRMNVEMSKGRPKSTTKLHVSNLGEGVTSEVLRGKFEEFGTVVECDIVKDFAFVHMERMEDAMDAINKLDNTAFKGKLMSVQLSTSRLRTAPGMGDHTGCYVCGKHGHWSKDCPVGRNGSHSDDTRGRSGRVPPRGPPGYGRGSYRMASPPSSDYMGGSAYSRASYLGGLPPPPRRLSGYGSELGDRYGSRAASSYAERSSVYDRDRLYSSVDYYEKYRARPYGSSYFEDRRMSYLPPPPPPSSSLSKLSSSIDPYDRRPLPPPSSAAAAAAYYARDRSPIRRVPVSSAGYTYERTRLSPVSSSRSSYPAPRPKDHYAPRYTPY, encoded by the exons ATGGTGAAAATTTTTATTGGCAACCTTGCCTGCAACACCACACCTGAGGAGCTGCGTGAACTCTTCGAAAAGTATGGTAAAGTCTCAGAGTGTGACATTGTCAAAAACTATGGTTTTGTGCACATGAACAACATATCTGAAGCAGAGGAGGCCATTAAAAATCTCCACCAGCACCAGTTGCACGGCTGGCGCATGAACGTGGAGATGAGCAAAGGGAGACCCAAGTCCACCACTAAGCTGCATGTCAGCAACTTAGGTGAAGGGGTCACCAGTGAAGTTCTGCGGGGCAAGTTTGAGGAGTTCGGCACGGTGGTGGAGTGCGATATAGTGAAGGACTTCGCCTTTGTTCACATGGAACGAATGGAGGACGCCATGGACGCCATCAATAAGCTGGACAACACAGCCTTCAAAG GCAAGCTGATGAGTGTACAGCTGTCCACCAGTCGGCTTCGCACTGCCCCAGGAATGGGAGATCATACTGGCTGCTATGTCTGCGGGAAACATGGTCATTGGTCGAAAGACTGTCCAGTCGGTCGGAACGGTAGCCACAGTGATGACACGAGAGGTCGCAGCGGCCGGGTCCCCCCACGCGGTCCCCCGGGTTATGGCAGGGGCAGCTACCGGATGGCCAGTCCTCCATCATCTGATTACATGGGTGGCTCTGCGTATAGTCGGGCTAGTTACTTAGGTGGGTTGCCGCCTCCCCCTCGTAGGCTTAGCGGTTACGGCTCTGAGCTGGGGGATCGGTACGGCAGCCGAGCAGCAAGCTCCTATGCTGAGAGGTCATCAGTTTATGACCGTGACCGTCTCTATAGCAGTGTTGACTATTATGAGAAATACAGAGCTCGCCCTTATGGCTCAAGCTATTTCGAGGATCGTCGCATGTCCTatctcccccctcccccacctccctcttcctccctctcaaAGCTCTCCTCCAGTATAGATCCATATGACCGTCGGCCACTGCCTCCACCGTCATCGGCTGCTGCAGCCGCCGCATACTATGCACGGGACCGCAGCCCGATCAGACGAGTACCAGTCTCCTCAGCGGGCTACACCTATGAGCGAACACGGCTGTCACCAGTGTCTTCCTCCAGGAGCTCCTATCCTGCTCCACGACCCAAGGATCATTACGCGCCACGCTATACGCCTTACTAA
- the LOC121889136 gene encoding RNA-binding protein 4.1-like isoform X2, which yields MVKIFIGNLACNTTPEELRELFEKYGKVSECDIVKNYGFVHMNNISEAEEAIKNLHQHQLHGWRMNVEMSKGRPKSTTKLHVSNLGEGVTSEVLRGKFEEFGTVVECDIVKDFAFVHMERMEDAMDAINKLDNTAFKGELLGGGELVVFAVHRYEFGFYSVAVELS from the coding sequence ATGGTGAAAATTTTTATTGGCAACCTTGCCTGCAACACCACACCTGAGGAGCTGCGTGAACTCTTCGAAAAGTATGGTAAAGTCTCAGAGTGTGACATTGTCAAAAACTATGGTTTTGTGCACATGAACAACATATCTGAAGCAGAGGAGGCCATTAAAAATCTCCACCAGCACCAGTTGCACGGCTGGCGCATGAACGTGGAGATGAGCAAAGGGAGACCCAAGTCCACCACTAAGCTGCATGTCAGCAACTTAGGTGAAGGGGTCACCAGTGAAGTTCTGCGGGGCAAGTTTGAGGAGTTCGGCACGGTGGTGGAGTGCGATATAGTGAAGGACTTCGCCTTTGTTCACATGGAACGAATGGAGGACGCCATGGACGCCATCAATAAGCTGGACAACACAGCCTTCAAAGGTGAACTCTTGGGCGGGGGAGAGCTAGTTGTCTTTGCTGTCCATAGATACGAATTTGGATTCTATTCTGTCGCCGTAGAGCTCTCCTGA
- the LOC121889134 gene encoding RNA-binding protein 4.1-like isoform X1, with product MVKIFIGNLSPDTTSDELRSLFSQYGKIAECTIVKNFGFVHMDDKSEAEEAIRNLHHYELNGQPMNVELSRGKSRGSTKLHVGNIACTNQELRAKFEEFGSVVECDIVKNYAFVHMERMEDAMEAINQLDNTAFKGKLMSVKLSTSRLRTAPGMGDRSGCYRCGQEGHWSKECPLDQNGYHRNGSEPQSDGYDALRFGGRGRNRGYHPGFSGDPDYGGDYAPVHGFSRGSGHSSSVVGYRRGAGYESAMRYGPHPGYGISAVAEHSMARMYGSEAAYRSNGSLYGAVPAYPMRRSPYEERDPYGVVDYYEKYRANSYGGSYFEERRAVPLPAPSTSSSTAIMRERLPPSSLDPYECPPLPPPPAPVSSYYARDRSPIRRVPAEADGYTYERSRLSPVPTIPRSSTYDHPRDPGAERARYTY from the exons ATGGTGAAAATATTCATTGGGAACCTGTCACCAGACACTACATCCGACGAACTTCGCTCTCTCTTCTCCCAATATGGCAAGATTGCAGAATGCACTATTGTCAAGAACTTTGGCTTTGTGCACATGGATGACAAATCAGAGGCAGAAGAAGCCATTCGCAACCTCCACCATTATGAGCTGAATGGCCAGCCCATGAATGTAGAGTTGAGCCGTGGCAAGTCAAGAGGATCCACCAAACTACATGTTGGCAACATTGCCTGCACCAACCAGGAGCTGAGGGCCAAGTTTGAAGAGTTTGGCTCTGTGGTGGAGTGTGACATAGTAAAAAACTACGCCTTTGTTCACATGGAGCGAATGGAGGATGCCATGGAGGCCATTAATCAGTTAGACAACACAGCATTTAAAG gcAAACTGATGAGCGTGAAGCTTTCGACTAGCCGCCTGCGTACTGCGCCGGGAATGGGAGACAGATCGGGTTGTTATCGTTGCGGGCAGGAAGGCCACTGGTCCAAAGAATGCCCTCTAGACCAAAACGGCTACCACAGAAACGGCTCAGAGCCACAGTCTGATGGATACGATGCCTTGAGATTTGGCGGGCGAGGTCGCAACAGGGGTTATCATCCGGGCTTCAGTGGCGATCCGGATTATGGTGGCGACTATGCTCCTGTACATGGTTTTTCCCGGGGTTCTGGTCACAGCAGCAGTGTGGTGGGGTACAGAAGGGGTGCGGGCTACGAGAGTGCAATGAGATACGGGCCGCACCCCGGTTACGGCATAAGCGCTGTGGCTGAACATAGCATGGCTCGGATGTACGGCAGCGAGGCGGCATACAGGAGCAACGGCTCACTCTATGGCGCGGTACCAGCCTACCCGATGCGACGGTCGCCTTACGAGGAAAGAGATCCGTACGGGGTCGTGGACTACTATGAGAAGTACAGGGCCAATTCGTACGGAGGCAGTTATTTCGAGGAACGGCGCGCCGTCCCCTTGCCTGCTCCATCAACATCTTCCTCCACAGCTATAATGAGGGAACGTCTGCCCCCCTCTAGCCTTGACCCGTACGAGtgccctcccctccctcctccaccagCCCCAGTCTCCTCATACTACGCACGTGACCGGAGTCCGATTCGGAGAGTCCCTGCCGAGGCAGATGGATACACATATGAGCGTTCGCGCCTTTCCCCGGTGCCCACCATCCCAAGAAGCTCTACTTATGACCATCCGCGGGATCCCGGCGCTGAGCGGGCACGATATACATACTGA
- the LOC121889134 gene encoding RNA-binding protein 4.1-like isoform X2, whose translation MVKIFIGNLSPDTTSDELRSLFSQYGKIAECTIVKNFGFVHMDDKSEAEEAIRNLHHYELNGQPMNVELSRGKSRGSTKLHVGNIACTNQELRAKFEEFGSVVECDIVKNYAFVHMERMEDAMEAINQLDNTAFKALRWLIPSVEVQVLGLSATRLTVPS comes from the exons ATGGTGAAAATATTCATTGGGAACCTGTCACCAGACACTACATCCGACGAACTTCGCTCTCTCTTCTCCCAATATGGCAAGATTGCAGAATGCACTATTGTCAAGAACTTTGGCTTTGTGCACATGGATGACAAATCAGAGGCAGAAGAAGCCATTCGCAACCTCCACCATTATGAGCTGAATGGCCAGCCCATGAATGTAGAGTTGAGCCGTGGCAAGTCAAGAGGATCCACCAAACTACATGTTGGCAACATTGCCTGCACCAACCAGGAGCTGAGGGCCAAGTTTGAAGAGTTTGGCTCTGTGGTGGAGTGTGACATAGTAAAAAACTACGCCTTTGTTCACATGGAGCGAATGGAGGATGCCATGGAGGCCATTAATCAGTTAGACAACACAGCATTTAAAG CTCTGAGATGGCTCATCCCAAGTGTGGAAGTGCAGGTACTGGGTTTATCTGCAACCCGGTTGACAGTCCCTTCATGA